From Phoenix dactylifera cultivar Barhee BC4 unplaced genomic scaffold, palm_55x_up_171113_PBpolish2nd_filt_p 000316F, whole genome shotgun sequence, a single genomic window includes:
- the LOC120105588 gene encoding uncharacterized protein LOC120105588: MANASDPVPPEKFNGNNFKRWRQKMEIFLTTLGLFSIIFDSPPNEEENEPARTCNLEEFKKKDYLCRGRILSYLTDPLFDVYCTFKTSKEIWDDLNKKYGIQDAGMDKYAASQFLSYKMVDTKPVVDQAHELTVIYHELGLRGMGITESLQVACTIDKLPPSWKDFGLSLKHKTEDMTMKTLLSAIRIQEQHLEKDNEQLMNPELLTKVNFVEGQNKTHKFKNSKFEKGGPRNKRKLMKPKYHINKNDRKPICYNCGKLGHMARVCRMKKKKYQNYEHAPSQPANPQTNMVLSSTGPTSTDDRSGAA, translated from the exons ATGGCCAATGCAAGTGACCCGGTTCCTCCTGAAAAATTTAATGGAAATAACTTTAAGCGTTGGAGACAGAAGATGGAAATCTTCTTAACCACACTTGGATTATTTTCCATAATCTTTGACTCTCCTCCAAATGAGGAAGAGAATGAACCAGCTAGAACTTGTAATTTGGAggaatttaagaaaaaagactacctgtgtaggggaaggattctgtcctatcttactgatcccctttttgatgtctactgcacttttaaaacctccaaggagatttgggatgatCTTAATAAGAAATATGGTATCCAAGATGCCGGAATGGACAAGTATGCTGCTAGTCAATTCCTGTCTTATAAGATGGTTGACACCAAGCCCGTAGTTGATCAAGCCCACGAGTTAACAGTAATTTATCATGAATTAGGCTTAAGGGGAATGGGTATAACTGAGAGCCTTCAAGTTGCTTGTACCATTGACAAGCTCCCACCTTCTTGGAAAGACTTTGGGTTATCCCTGAAACATAAAACCGAGGATATGACAATGAAAACTCTATTGTCTGCCATTAGGATCCAAGAACAACACCTTGAGAAAGATAATGAGCAACTCATGAATCCTGAGCTTCTAACCAAGGTGAACTTTGTAGAAGGCCAGAATAAGACCCATAAGTTCAAgaactccaaatttgaaaagggtggacctagaaacaaaagaaaacttaTGAAGCCAAAATACCATATCAATAAGAATGATCGGAAGCCGATTTGCTACAATTGTGGGAAACTCGGTCATATGGCTCGAGTAtgccggatgaagaagaagaagtatcagAACTATGAACATGCGCCTTCTCAACCTGCAAATCCACAAACCAACATGGTGCTATCCAGTACTGGTCCTACTAGTACTGATGATCG GTCCGGAGCGGCCTAA
- the LOC103718162 gene encoding putative disease resistance protein RGA4 isoform X2: MASAFLSSILSTTSQVLGFVRRSAVSPSSSSDPRSSVLKDLEKLERTLKRIQAVLHDAEEREIRDESVKLWLKELKEVAYEADDVLDEYQYGVLRAQVEGRPSRKGKRVEGDDEEEVSIPEGMGDRIREIKERFDEISQDRERLHLKEEDGERRVLEPPYPAPTSHMVEESSIYGRERDKQEVINLLFSEGVGNGVSVIPIVGKGGLGKTTIAQLVYNDPKVKQYFNLTGWVCVSNDFDVPRLTKAIIESLPGSSCDSTQLSKLQDTLKEKLKGKRVLLVLDDVWNDQQSRWESLRNPFVGAETVRIIMTCRNDSVAEIMQTVRPYHPDCLSPEQSWSLFRHYAFGGQDPVQQPSLVDMG; the protein is encoded by the exons ATGGCGAGCGCTTTCCTCTCTTCCATCCTATCAACAACCAGCCAAGTACTGGGCTTTGTTCGGAGATCGGCAGTCTCGccgtcttcatcatcggatccaCGCAGCAGTGTCTTGAAAGATCTGGAGAAGCTGGAGAGAACATTGAAGAGGATCCAGGCAGTGCTCCATGACGCGGAGGAGAGGGAGATACGAGACGAATCCGTCAAGCTCTGGCTCAAGGAGCTTAAAGAGGTGGCTTATGAAGCAGACGACGTGCTGGACGAGTACCAGTACGGGGTACTGCGAGCTCAAGTGGAAGGCCGACCTTCCCGCAAGGGGAAGCGAGTGGAAGGGGACGATGAGGAAGAG GTTTCAATTCCGGAAGGCATGGGGGATAGAATCAGGGAGATCAAGGAGAGGTTCGATGAGATCTCGCAGGATCGGGAACGCCTCCAtttaaaggaggaagatggagagcGACGGGTCCTCGAACCTCCGTACCCCGCGCCAACCAGCCACATGGTGGAAGAGTCGAGTATTTATGGAAGGGAACGCGATAAGCAGGAGGTAATTAATTTGCTGTTTTCCGAGGGTGTGGGAAATGGTGTCTCCGTCATTCCGATTGTCGGCAAGGGGGGACTGGGAAAAACCACCATCGCCCAGTTGGTCTACAACGACCCCAAGGTAAAACAATATTTCAATCTAACTGGATGGGTTTGTGTATCCAATGATTTTGATGTTCCAAGGCTAACAAAAGCCATCATTGAGTCTCTTCCTGGAAGTTCATGTGATTCTACACAACTAAGCAAGCTTCAAGATACTCTCAAGGAAAAGCTGAAGGGGAAGAGAGTGTTGCTCGTGCTCGACGACGTCTGGAATGATCAGcaaagccgttgggagtcctTAAGAAACCCCTTCGTTGGTGCAGAAACGGTGAGAATTATCATGACCTGTAGGAATGATTCGGTCGCCGAGATCATGCAGACAGTGCGTCCTTATCATCCTGACTGCTTGTCTCCAGAGCAGTCTTGGTCATTATTCAGACATTATGCATTTGGTGGTCAAGACCCTGTACAACAACCAAGCTTGGTGGATATGG ggtag
- the LOC103718162 gene encoding putative disease resistance protein RGA4 isoform X1: protein MASAFLSSILSTTSQVLGFVRRSAVSPSSSSDPRSSVLKDLEKLERTLKRIQAVLHDAEEREIRDESVKLWLKELKEVAYEADDVLDEYQYGVLRAQVEGRPSRKGKRVEGDDEEEVSIPEGMGDRIREIKERFDEISQDRERLHLKEEDGERRVLEPPYPAPTSHMVEESSIYGRERDKQEVINLLFSEGVGNGVSVIPIVGKGGLGKTTIAQLVYNDPKVKQYFNLTGWVCVSNDFDVPRLTKAIIESLPGSSCDSTQLSKLQDTLKEKLKGKRVLLVLDDVWNDQQSRWESLRNPFVGAETVRIIMTCRNDSVAEIMQTVRPYHPDCLSPEQSWSLFRHYAFGGQDPVQQPSLVDMGKQIVEKCSGLPLAVKSLGSLLRCRVDEDSWMDVIQSDIWEVDEKNEILPALRLSYSRMPAHLKPCFVYCSMFSKDYKFDKDELVRLWMAQGYIQTSRGRRRIEDIGNEYFNDLQRRSFFDFDSSEFFKMHDMIHDLAKSIAGNECLAIVDKKLRSLPDEVCLDKVRHLYVGLGDEEEFVKSLRSYNFSALRTLLLWGSTVLLAKRNHCARIIPEIIKNLPLLRGLRTLQFFWERKDEIPDLFGNLKHLRHLYIQSHYMEKVPESICLLYHLQTLVLHCPRLAELPDGLRNLTSLRYFKLFTDRIKRLTGTVCQLRNLQMLVLNGCTDLEELPSGIGSLPNLRHLYYLNTTILCLPAGIGKLKNLQMCGTYKVNGGMSVFPNLHGSGAWSI from the exons ATGGCGAGCGCTTTCCTCTCTTCCATCCTATCAACAACCAGCCAAGTACTGGGCTTTGTTCGGAGATCGGCAGTCTCGccgtcttcatcatcggatccaCGCAGCAGTGTCTTGAAAGATCTGGAGAAGCTGGAGAGAACATTGAAGAGGATCCAGGCAGTGCTCCATGACGCGGAGGAGAGGGAGATACGAGACGAATCCGTCAAGCTCTGGCTCAAGGAGCTTAAAGAGGTGGCTTATGAAGCAGACGACGTGCTGGACGAGTACCAGTACGGGGTACTGCGAGCTCAAGTGGAAGGCCGACCTTCCCGCAAGGGGAAGCGAGTGGAAGGGGACGATGAGGAAGAG GTTTCAATTCCGGAAGGCATGGGGGATAGAATCAGGGAGATCAAGGAGAGGTTCGATGAGATCTCGCAGGATCGGGAACGCCTCCAtttaaaggaggaagatggagagcGACGGGTCCTCGAACCTCCGTACCCCGCGCCAACCAGCCACATGGTGGAAGAGTCGAGTATTTATGGAAGGGAACGCGATAAGCAGGAGGTAATTAATTTGCTGTTTTCCGAGGGTGTGGGAAATGGTGTCTCCGTCATTCCGATTGTCGGCAAGGGGGGACTGGGAAAAACCACCATCGCCCAGTTGGTCTACAACGACCCCAAGGTAAAACAATATTTCAATCTAACTGGATGGGTTTGTGTATCCAATGATTTTGATGTTCCAAGGCTAACAAAAGCCATCATTGAGTCTCTTCCTGGAAGTTCATGTGATTCTACACAACTAAGCAAGCTTCAAGATACTCTCAAGGAAAAGCTGAAGGGGAAGAGAGTGTTGCTCGTGCTCGACGACGTCTGGAATGATCAGcaaagccgttgggagtcctTAAGAAACCCCTTCGTTGGTGCAGAAACGGTGAGAATTATCATGACCTGTAGGAATGATTCGGTCGCCGAGATCATGCAGACAGTGCGTCCTTATCATCCTGACTGCTTGTCTCCAGAGCAGTCTTGGTCATTATTCAGACATTATGCATTTGGTGGTCAAGACCCTGTACAACAACCAAGCTTGGTGGATATGGGTAAGCAGATTGTCGAGAAGTGTTCCGGTTTACCATTGGCTGTGAAGTCACTAGGAAGCCTTCTGAgatgcagggtagatgaagaTAGCTGGATGGACGTCATACAAAGTGATATATGGGAAGTCGACGAGAAGAATGAGATTTTGCCAGCTCTTAGATTAAGCTATAGCCGCATGCCAGCACATCTAAAACCTTGTTTCGTTTATTGTTCCATGTTTTCCAAGGATTATAAGTTTGACAAAGATGAATTAGTCAGATTGTGGATGGCGCAAGGTTACATCCAGACATCTAGAGGTAGAAGAAGAATTGAAGACATTGGCAATGAATACTTCAATGACTTGCAAAGAAGATCGTTCTTTGATTTCGATTCTTCCGAGTTCTTTAAGATGCATGATATGATACATGATCTAGCGAAATCTATTGCAGGAAATGAGTGCTTGGCAATTGTGGATAAGAAGCTACGCAGTCTCCCCGATGAGGTTTGCCTTGATAAGGTTCGCCATTTATACGTGGGACTGGGAGATGAAGAGGAATTTGTGAAATCACTGCGCTCGTATAATTTTAGCGCCTTACGGACCTTGTTATTATGGGGCTCTACAGTTTTGTTGGCAAAGAGAAATCACTGCGCTCGTATAATCCCAGAAATAATCAAGAATCTGCCGCTACTAAGAGGTTTACGGACCCTACAGTTTTTTTGGGAAAGGAAAGATGAGATACCAGATTTATTCGGGAACCTGAAGCACCTACGCCACTTATATATCCAATCTCATTATATGGAGAAGGTCCCTGAATCAATATGCCTCCTTTATCACCTACAGACATTGGTACTTCATTGCCCGCGTCTTGCAGAGCTACCTGATGGCCTACGTAACCTTACTAGCCTACGATACTTTAAACTATTCACAGATCGTATTAAAAGGCTGACTGGAACAGTTTGTCAGCTCCGCAACCTGCAGATGTTGGTTCTTAATGGGTGCACGGATCTTGAAGAGTTACCCAGTGGCATAGGAAGCCTTCCTAACCTCCGCCACCTATATTATCTGAACACTACAATTCTCTGCCTGCCAGCTGGAATTGGAAAACTAAAAAATCTTCAGATGTGTGGCACTTATAAAGTGAATGGTGGGATGTCGGTCTTCCCAAATCTTCATGGCTCAGGAGCGTGGTCAATATAG